A DNA window from Rhinolophus sinicus isolate RSC01 linkage group LG10, ASM3656204v1, whole genome shotgun sequence contains the following coding sequences:
- the LOC109461173 gene encoding small ribosomal subunit protein eS27: MSLAKDLLHPSPEAEKRKHKKKHLVQSPNSYFMDMKCSGCYKMTIVFSHAQTVFLCVDCSTVLCQPTGGKARLTEGCSFRSKQH, translated from the coding sequence ATGTCTCTTGCTAAGGATCTCCTTCATCCCTCTCCAGAAGCGGAGAAGAGGAAACACAAGAAGAAGCACCTGGTACAGAGCCCCAATTCCTACTTCATGGACATGAAATGCTCAGGATGCTATAAAATGACCATCGTCTTTAGCCATGCACAAAcagtatttttgtgtgttgactgCTCCACGGTCCTCTGTCAGCCTACAGGAGGAAAAGCAAGGCTTACGGAAGGATGCTCCTTCAGAAGCAAGCAGCACTAA